One window from the genome of Streptomyces cadmiisoli encodes:
- a CDS encoding rhamnulokinase yields MRAYAAVDLGASSGRVMVGRVGRHELKLTEAHRFANRPVRVPEGLRWDVLALYAGVLDGLRAAGQVDSVGIDSWAVDYGLLDADGALLGNPVHYRDPRTEGVAESVLATVPAGELYAATGLQYAPFNTLYQLTAARSTAQLAYARRLLMLPDLLSYWLTGRQGTELTNASTTQLVDPGTRDWAYDLAGRLGIDLDLFAPLRRPGDPAGELRPEVLEETGLTGPVPVTAVASHDTASAVAAVPAGDERFAYICTGTWSLAGLELDAPVLTEESRAANFTNELGLDGTVRYLRNIMGLWLLQECVRAWGEHDLGDLLHAAAEVPALRSVVDAGDAAFLAPGRMPERIAEACRASGQPVPGSPAEITRCILDSLALAHRRAVRDAQRLAGHPVDVVHVVGGGVRNSLLCQLTADACGLPVVAGPTEAAALGNVLVQARTHGLVGDRADMRRLLTRTQPLTRYEPRGGTDPWRAAEARLAGP; encoded by the coding sequence ATGAGGGCGTACGCCGCGGTCGACCTGGGCGCGTCCAGCGGGCGTGTCATGGTCGGCCGCGTCGGCCGGCACGAACTGAAACTGACCGAGGCGCACCGCTTCGCCAACCGGCCCGTGCGGGTGCCGGAGGGCCTGCGCTGGGACGTGCTGGCGCTGTACGCCGGTGTGCTGGACGGGCTGCGGGCGGCCGGGCAGGTCGACTCGGTCGGCATCGACAGCTGGGCCGTGGACTACGGACTGCTGGACGCGGACGGAGCGCTGCTCGGCAACCCGGTGCACTACCGCGACCCGCGGACCGAGGGGGTCGCGGAGTCCGTCCTGGCCACCGTGCCGGCCGGTGAGCTGTACGCGGCGACCGGGTTGCAGTACGCGCCCTTCAACACGCTGTACCAGCTGACCGCCGCCCGCTCCACCGCCCAACTCGCTTACGCCCGGCGCCTGTTGATGCTTCCGGACCTGCTGTCGTACTGGCTCACCGGACGGCAGGGCACCGAGCTGACCAACGCCTCCACGACCCAGCTCGTCGACCCCGGGACCCGGGACTGGGCGTACGACCTGGCGGGCCGGCTCGGCATCGACCTGGACCTGTTCGCGCCGCTGCGCCGGCCGGGCGACCCGGCGGGCGAGCTGCGGCCCGAGGTGCTGGAGGAGACCGGACTGACCGGTCCCGTTCCGGTCACGGCGGTCGCCTCGCACGACACCGCGTCCGCGGTGGCCGCCGTACCGGCCGGCGACGAACGCTTCGCCTACATCTGCACCGGCACCTGGTCGCTGGCCGGCCTCGAACTGGACGCGCCGGTGCTCACCGAGGAGAGCCGGGCCGCCAACTTCACCAATGAGCTGGGGCTGGACGGCACGGTCCGGTATCTGCGCAACATCATGGGCCTGTGGCTGCTCCAGGAGTGCGTACGGGCCTGGGGGGAGCACGATCTCGGTGACCTGCTGCACGCGGCGGCCGAGGTGCCGGCGCTGCGGTCGGTGGTGGACGCGGGTGACGCCGCGTTCCTCGCGCCGGGGCGGATGCCCGAGCGGATCGCCGAGGCGTGCCGCGCCTCGGGGCAGCCGGTGCCCGGGTCCCCCGCCGAGATCACCCGCTGCATCCTGGACTCGCTCGCCCTGGCCCACCGGCGGGCGGTCCGGGACGCGCAGCGGCTGGCCGGCCACCCGGTCGACGTCGTGCACGTGGTCGGCGGCGGGGTGCGCAACTCGCTGCTGTGCCAGCTGACCGCCGACGCCTGCGGGCTGCCGGTGGTGGCGGGCCCGACCGAGGCCGCCGCGCTGGGCAACGTGCTGGTGCAGGCGCGCACGCACGGGCTCGTCGGCGACCGGGCGGACATGCGGCGGCTGCTCACCCGTACGCAACCCCTCACCCGCTACGAGCCGCGCGGCGGCACCGACCCGTGGCGGGCGGCCGAGGCCCGGCTGGCCGGACCGTGA
- a CDS encoding (Fe-S)-binding protein: MRVALFLTCVNDTLYPDTGRAMVKLLTRLGVEVDFPMAQTCCGQAHYNTGYRHEAEPLARHFSDVFGEYEAIVTPSGSCGAMVRELYPRMGERARAEGRGGSLATAVASVVPKTYELTEFLVDVLDVTDVGAYYPHRVTYHPTCHGLRGLGLGDRPRRLLEAVRGLELAELPGAEECCGFGGTFALKNPDVSAAMGTDKVRNAESTGAEVLCAADNSCLMHIGGTMARLRTGMRPVHIAEILASTEEEPAS, translated from the coding sequence ATGCGTGTCGCTCTGTTCCTGACCTGCGTCAACGACACGCTCTATCCGGACACCGGGCGCGCCATGGTGAAACTGCTGACCAGACTGGGTGTCGAGGTCGACTTCCCGATGGCGCAGACCTGTTGCGGACAAGCCCACTACAACACCGGTTACCGGCATGAGGCGGAGCCGCTGGCCCGGCATTTCTCCGATGTCTTCGGCGAGTACGAGGCGATCGTGACGCCGTCCGGGTCGTGCGGGGCGATGGTGCGGGAGCTGTATCCGCGGATGGGCGAGCGGGCGCGTGCCGAGGGACGCGGCGGATCGCTGGCGACCGCGGTGGCGTCCGTGGTCCCCAAGACGTACGAACTCACCGAGTTCCTGGTCGATGTGCTCGACGTGACCGACGTCGGCGCGTACTACCCGCACCGGGTGACCTACCACCCGACCTGTCACGGGCTGCGCGGACTGGGCCTCGGGGACCGTCCCCGGCGGCTGCTGGAGGCCGTGCGGGGGCTCGAACTGGCCGAGTTGCCGGGCGCCGAGGAGTGCTGCGGGTTCGGCGGCACGTTCGCGCTGAAGAACCCCGACGTGTCGGCGGCGATGGGCACCGACAAGGTGCGCAACGCCGAGTCGACGGGCGCGGAGGTGCTGTGCGCGGCCGACAACTCGTGCCTGATGCACATCGGCGGCACGATGGCCCGGCTCCGGACGGGGATGCGGCCGGTGCACATCGCGGAGATCCTGGCGAGCACGGAGGAGGAACCCGCCTCATGA
- a CDS encoding LutB/LldF family L-lactate oxidation iron-sulfur protein, giving the protein MSGTFVGMPAFPAAAHEAVRNPTLRGNLRHATHTIRAKRAKAVAELADWAELREAGRRIKDHTLRHLDRYLVQLEEAVTAAGGTVHWAADADEANRIVAGLVKATGETEVVKVKSMATQEIGLNEALLEEGIHAYETDLAELIVQLGDDRPSHILVPAIHRNRGEIREIFTREMREWGRPAPEGLTDTPAELAEAARLHLREKFLRAKVGISGANFMVAETGTLVVVESEGNGRMCLTLPETLISVVGIEKVVPTWRDLEVFLQTLPRSSTAERMNPYTSMWTGTTDAETADGPRVFHLVLLDNGRTDTLADDVGRQALRCIRCSACLNVCPVYERAGGHAYGSVYPGPIGAILSPQLRGTASEIDASLPYASSLCGACYEVCPVAIDIPEVLVHLRERVVQGGPVTREGNKAVLKPAKGHAAERAAMRAALWALTRPGALRTGQRLVSRTRRFHPRTLPGPGRAWSDSRDLPPVPAEPFRDWWRRTNGGRDTK; this is encoded by the coding sequence ATGAGCGGAACGTTCGTCGGCATGCCGGCCTTTCCCGCGGCGGCGCACGAGGCGGTGCGCAATCCCACCCTGCGCGGCAATCTGCGCCACGCCACGCACACCATCCGCGCCAAGCGGGCGAAGGCCGTCGCCGAGCTCGCTGACTGGGCCGAACTGCGGGAGGCGGGGCGGCGGATCAAGGACCACACGCTGCGTCATCTCGACCGCTACCTGGTGCAGCTGGAGGAGGCGGTCACGGCGGCCGGCGGCACCGTCCACTGGGCCGCCGACGCCGACGAGGCCAACCGCATCGTGGCCGGTCTGGTGAAGGCGACCGGCGAGACCGAGGTCGTCAAGGTCAAGTCGATGGCCACCCAGGAGATCGGCCTGAACGAGGCGCTCCTCGAAGAGGGCATCCACGCCTACGAGACCGACCTCGCGGAACTGATCGTGCAGTTGGGCGACGACCGGCCCTCGCACATCCTGGTCCCCGCGATCCACCGCAACCGGGGCGAGATCCGGGAGATCTTCACCCGCGAGATGCGCGAGTGGGGCCGCCCGGCGCCCGAGGGCCTGACCGACACGCCCGCCGAACTCGCCGAGGCGGCACGGCTGCATCTGCGGGAGAAGTTCCTGCGCGCGAAGGTGGGCATCTCCGGGGCCAACTTCATGGTCGCGGAGACGGGCACCCTGGTGGTCGTGGAGTCCGAGGGCAACGGCCGGATGTGCCTGACCCTGCCCGAGACGCTGATCTCGGTCGTCGGCATCGAGAAGGTCGTACCGACCTGGCGGGACCTGGAGGTGTTCCTCCAGACGCTGCCGCGCTCCTCGACGGCCGAGCGCATGAACCCGTACACCAGCATGTGGACGGGCACCACGGACGCCGAGACGGCGGACGGCCCGCGCGTCTTCCACCTGGTCCTCCTCGACAACGGCCGCACCGACACCCTCGCCGACGACGTCGGCCGTCAGGCCCTGCGCTGCATCCGCTGCTCGGCCTGCCTGAACGTGTGCCCGGTGTACGAGCGGGCGGGCGGCCATGCCTACGGCTCGGTCTACCCCGGCCCGATCGGCGCGATCCTCAGCCCCCAGCTGCGCGGCACCGCGAGCGAGATCGACGCCTCGCTGCCGTACGCCTCCTCGCTGTGCGGCGCCTGCTACGAGGTGTGCCCGGTGGCCATCGACATCCCCGAGGTGCTGGTGCATCTGCGGGAGCGGGTGGTCCAGGGCGGTCCGGTGACGCGCGAGGGCAACAAGGCGGTGCTCAAGCCCGCGAAGGGCCACGCGGCCGAGCGGGCCGCGATGCGGGCGGCGCTCTGGGCGCTGACCCGTCCGGGAGCCCTGCGCACCGGGCAGCGGCTCGTCTCCCGCACCCGCCGCTTCCACCCGCGCACCCTGCCGGGCCCCGGCCGGGCCTGGAGCGACAGCCGCGACCTGCCGCCGGTGCCGGCGGAACCGTTCCGGGACTGGTGGCGGCGCACGAACGGCGGAAGGGACACGAAGTGA
- a CDS encoding LutC/YkgG family protein codes for MSGRERVLGRVRRALATAPDDDTPYEQAIARGYLRRHADLGVEGTVDLLAENLADYRAIVHRCALDELPGTLGRLLELRGSRSVLVPPGLPESWLAGVATTRVDDRADDTPHALDRVDSVVTGCAVAVAETGTIVLDGSPDQGRRRITLVPDHHICVVRVPDQVVPSVPVALERLAPARPLTWISGPSATSDIELDRVEGVHGPRTLEVVLVR; via the coding sequence GTGAGCGGCAGGGAACGCGTTCTGGGCCGGGTGCGGCGCGCGCTGGCGACCGCACCGGACGACGACACGCCGTACGAGCAGGCGATCGCGCGCGGCTATCTGCGCCGGCACGCGGACCTGGGTGTCGAGGGGACGGTGGACCTGCTCGCCGAGAACCTGGCGGACTACCGGGCGATCGTGCACCGCTGCGCCCTGGACGAGCTGCCCGGCACGCTCGGACGGCTGCTGGAGCTGCGGGGGTCGCGCAGTGTGCTGGTGCCGCCGGGGCTGCCGGAGTCCTGGCTCGCCGGCGTGGCGACGACCCGCGTCGACGATCGCGCGGACGACACGCCGCACGCGCTCGACCGGGTGGACAGCGTGGTGACGGGGTGCGCGGTGGCCGTCGCCGAGACCGGCACGATCGTGCTGGACGGCAGCCCGGACCAGGGCCGCCGCCGCATCACGCTGGTCCCCGACCACCACATCTGTGTCGTACGGGTCCCCGACCAGGTCGTCCCGTCCGTCCCCGTGGCCCTGGAACGGCTGGCTCCGGCCCGCCCGCTGACCTGGATCTCCGGGCCCTCGGCGACCAGCGACATCGAACTCGACCGGGTCGAGGGCGTGCACGGCCCGCGCACCCTGGAGGTGGTTCTGGTGCGGTGA
- a CDS encoding ABC transporter ATP-binding protein — MIRFEQVTKRYPDGTTAVDDLSFEVAQGELVTLVGPSGCGKTTTMMMVNRLIEPTSGRILVDGEDIAAVDPVRLRRRIGYVIQQVGLFPHRTILDNTATVPSLIGWKRAEARARAAELLDLVGLDPATYGPRYPHQLSGGQRQRVGVARALAADPPVLLMDEPFGAVDPVVREQLQDEFLRMQAAVRKTVLLVTHDIEEAVRLGDRIAVYGQGRIEQFDTPGAVLGTPASPYVAEFVGADRGLKRLSVTTIEPGDLEQPPVARPDEPAARAADRLRAQRARWAVVLDPDGDLHGWVGIDGLGAGGAVVDRAHRMNAWVPVGAPLKQAFGVMLQHDAGWVAVLDGARFLGVLTPAKLHEALRRSVDADALGVPRGQVAFDSVADA; from the coding sequence ATGATCCGGTTCGAACAGGTCACCAAGCGCTACCCGGACGGTACGACCGCGGTGGACGACCTGTCCTTCGAGGTCGCGCAGGGCGAACTCGTCACGCTCGTCGGACCGTCCGGCTGCGGCAAGACGACCACGATGATGATGGTCAACCGGCTCATCGAACCGACCTCGGGCCGCATCCTCGTCGACGGCGAGGACATCGCGGCCGTCGACCCGGTGCGCCTGCGGCGGCGGATCGGCTACGTCATCCAGCAGGTCGGCCTGTTCCCGCACCGCACGATCCTGGACAACACCGCCACCGTGCCCTCGCTGATCGGCTGGAAGCGGGCCGAGGCACGGGCGCGGGCGGCGGAGCTGCTCGATCTGGTGGGCCTGGACCCGGCGACGTACGGGCCGCGCTATCCGCACCAGCTGTCGGGCGGACAGCGGCAGCGGGTCGGCGTGGCGCGGGCGCTGGCGGCCGATCCGCCGGTACTGCTGATGGACGAGCCGTTCGGCGCGGTCGACCCGGTGGTGCGCGAGCAGTTGCAGGACGAGTTCCTGCGCATGCAGGCGGCGGTGCGCAAGACGGTGCTGCTGGTCACCCACGACATCGAGGAGGCGGTCCGGCTCGGTGACCGCATCGCGGTGTACGGCCAGGGCCGGATCGAGCAGTTCGACACGCCGGGGGCGGTGCTGGGCACGCCCGCCTCGCCGTACGTCGCGGAGTTCGTCGGCGCCGACCGGGGACTGAAGCGGCTGTCGGTGACCACGATCGAGCCCGGTGACCTGGAGCAGCCGCCGGTCGCCCGGCCGGACGAGCCGGCCGCGCGGGCGGCGGACCGGCTGCGGGCGCAGCGCGCGCGCTGGGCGGTGGTGCTGGACCCGGACGGCGATCTGCACGGCTGGGTCGGGATCGACGGGCTCGGCGCGGGCGGCGCGGTCGTGGACCGCGCGCACCGGATGAACGCCTGGGTGCCGGTGGGCGCACCGCTGAAGCAGGCCTTCGGCGTGATGCTCCAGCACGACGCCGGCTGGGTCGCGGTCCTGGACGGCGCCCGCTTCCTCGGCGTGCTCACACCGGCCAAGCTGCACGAGGCCCTGCGCCGCTCGGTGGACGCGGACGCGCTGGGCGTGCCGCGCGGGCAGGTGGCGTTCGACTCGGTGGCGGACGCCTAG